The DNA window AAACAAAAAGCCCGCTGTTTAGGCGGGCTTCGTATCATGAGTGTCCTGAATTAAAAGTACACGTTTGCCCACCAAGAACTTGTCCAGATGCGCCACCAAGCTAACTCCGCTGCATTCGATTTCTCGTCATGCAGAGCAAGTTTCGCTTTTTGCTTTTGGTTAAGTTCTTGTAACATAGTCGGCCTTACAGTCAGGTACTTTGTATTTGTGTACTAGTTAACTAGTGCAAGGGTAAAAAGTCAACCCCCAAGAAGCAAATATATGAGAATAGATCTACACAGCCATACCACTGCCTCTGATGGCCGACTCACACCAGCGCAGTTGATTGACCGCGCAATCAGCTTTGAGCTGGATGTT is part of the Vibrio cidicii genome and encodes:
- a CDS encoding trp operon leader peptide — its product is MLQELNQKQKAKLALHDEKSNAAELAWWRIWTSSWWANVYF